CCAGTAATCGCTACTAATATCAGGGGATGCAGGGAAGAAGTTGTTGATGGCGTAACCGGATTGCTTGTACCTGTTAAAAACCCCGAAGCATTGGCTCAAGCAATTATAAAAATTTTATCTAATCCTGAAATGGCTAAAAAAATGGGTGAAGCTGGTAAAAAAAGAGCCCGAGAAAAATTTGACGAAAAAATGGTTTTAGAAAAAGAATTAAAAATTTATCAAAAATTAATAGAAGAAAAATTATGAAAATATGTTTGGCTGATAAACAAGATGCTGGACAAATCGCTAAAATCCACCGAAAAGAAATAAATCAAGGTTTTTTAAGCCAATTAGGTGAAAGATTCCTTTCTAAATTGTATGAGGCGATGATTTTGTCTAAAAACGCTTTTGTTGTTGTTGGCTAAAGAAAACAATCAAATAATCGGATTCGTTAGCGGGTGTTCTAATGTTAAATATTTTTATAAAAATTTTTTTAAAAAATACTTTTTCCCATCACTAATCGCTTTGCTCCCTAAATTATTTAACGTATCAATATTTAAAAAAATATTAGAAACGTTAAAATATCCCTTAAAAGAAAAGAAACAAAAATTGCCGGAAGCAGAACTTTTAACCATTGCCACCTTAAAAGAGTTTCACGGCCAAGGAACAGCTCAAAAACTTTTTGAAAGATTTATTTTAGAAATGAAAAATCGTGATGTCCAAGAATTTAAAGTAGTGGTGGGAGAAAATTTGCCGAGAGCCATTACTTTTTATGAAAAAATGGGTTTTGAATTTCACTCCCCTGTTTCCATACATAAAAATCAAGCATCACGAGTTTATGTTTATAAAATAAAATGATTTATATTTTAATAATTTTAATTTCATTTGCAACAAGCGCGGTTCTGATGCCGATTTTAAGAAAAATCGGAATTAAACGTGGTTTTTGCGACCAGCCGGATGGCAATAAATTGAAAATTCATAAAAACCCTATCCCCTATTTAGGAGGTTTGGGTATTTTTTTTGGCTTAATAGCGGGATTAATTTTTTCGCGTTTATTTCATCAAATATCAGGTTTACAAGCTGTGGGAGTTATTTTAGGTAGTATTATTATTTTATTTCTCGGATTTTGGGACGATTTGAAATGGAAAAAAAACAGCCGGCCGTTGATTAAATTGTTTTGTCAATTTTTAGCCGGAGCTTTAATTGTTTTTATTTTGATTAAAATCGGCGTTGATTTTAAATTTTCTCTTAATCCTATTATCGGAGCGTTCATTGCTGGCTTCTATATTGTAGGGGCAATGAATGCAATAAATATGGAAGATGGCATGGACGGATTAGCTGGCGGGCTAACGGCTATTTCTTTGATTGGCTTTATTATTTTAAGCATTACTTATCAAGCTATTTTCCCTTTGGCGATAAGTTTGGCTTTACTTGGCGCTGTTTTGGGATTTTTGATATATAATTTTAAACCGGCTTCTATTTTTATGGGTGATAACGGCAGTCATTTTTTGGGATTTTCTTTGGCTCTTTTGGCGATAATTTTTACCGGACATCCAATTTATAATTTTTCTCATTTTGCAGGACCTATTTTAATTATTGGTTTGCCTGTTTTTGACGCAGGTTGGGCAATTATTAGAAGATTAGGAAAGGGCAAATCGCCTTTTTTAGGAGACCGAGGACATTTATATGACAAAATAAATCAAAAAGGACTAAGTAGCAAAAAAACGGTGTTGCTTTGTTGGTTAATTCAATGTATACTGGTTATAATAGGGATAGGAATAATGTAGGGGGTCCATCTTCACATCTTTTATTAATATGAATATACCTTTGTTTAAAATTTACTGGGATAACGAAGATATTGAAGCGGTAAAAAAAATAATCCGAAGCGGCGAATATTGGGCTACAGGAAAACAAATAGAAGAGTTTGAAAAAAAATTGGCTGATTATTTGGGGGTAAAATATTGTTTGGTTCTTAATTCCGGTGGGTCAGCGCTTTTTTCTTTAATGAAGGCATATGATTTTAAAAAAGGTGACGAAATAATCGTGCCTTCTTTTACTTTTATTACTACGGCTTTTGCTCCTTTATATACAGGAGCGAAACCTGTTTTTGCTGAAGTGGAAGAAAAAACTTTTGGTTTAGACCCAGCGGACGTGGAGAAAAAAATAACTTCTAAAACGCGAGCCATAATGCCTATTCATTACGGTGGTATGCCTTGCCAAGTTGATAAGATTAAAAAAATAGCCAAAAAAAATAATTTAATTTTGATTGAAGACGCCGCCGAATCTTTTGGCGCAAAATTGAAAGGAAAATATACCGGCACTTTTGGCGATGCAGCGATATTAAGCTTTTGTCAAAACAAAATTATTACTACTGGCGAAGGAGGGGCTATTATTACTAATGACAAAAAAATTTATGAAAAGGTGGGGTTAATCCGTTCTTATGGCCGTAAAGTAAAGGGAGATTATTTCAACCACGTTGAAGATTTAGATTATATTGTTTTGGGGGGAAATTTAAGAATGCCCACCATGCTGGCGGCTTTAGGTTTATCGCAATTAAAAAAAGTAGATTATATTATAAAAGAAAGAAGAGAAAGGGCAAAATATTTAAATAAAAAATTGGCGAAAATTAAAGAAATAAATATCTTTGAAGAACCAAATAAAAATTATTTTGCTGTTTACCAAATGTATACTATAAGAATTTTAGAAGGGGCAAAAATTAGAAATGAATTAATGGCTTATTTACAGAATAAAGGCATTAGCGCCAAAATATATTTTGAACCAGTTCATCAACACACTATTTTTAAAGATTTGGGATACACCACTCCTCTGCCCCAAACAGAAAAAATAGCTAATCAAGTTCTTTCTTTACCCATTTATCCAACAATTAGTTATAAAGAATTAGATTATATAATAAAAAATATTTTTGATTTTTTCAAAAGAAAATAAAATTAGTATGACTGTCTAAAAGAGATATCTTTTTAATATAAT
This genomic stretch from Parcubacteria group bacterium ADurb.Bin159 harbors:
- the tagO_2 gene encoding putative undecaprenyl-phosphate N-acetylglucosaminyl 1-phosphate transferase → MIYILIILISFATSAVLMPILRKIGIKRGFCDQPDGNKLKIHKNPIPYLGGLGIFFGLIAGLIFSRLFHQISGLQAVGVILGSIIILFLGFWDDLKWKKNSRPLIKLFCQFLAGALIVFILIKIGVDFKFSLNPIIGAFIAGFYIVGAMNAINMEDGMDGLAGGLTAISLIGFIILSITYQAIFPLAISLALLGAVLGFLIYNFKPASIFMGDNGSHFLGFSLALLAIIFTGHPIYNFSHFAGPILIIGLPVFDAGWAIIRRLGKGKSPFLGDRGHLYDKINQKGLSSKKTVLLCWLIQCILVIIGIGIM
- the fdtB gene encoding dTDP-3-amino-3,6-dideoxy-alpha-D-galactopyranose transaminase — its product is MNIPLFKIYWDNEDIEAVKKIIRSGEYWATGKQIEEFEKKLADYLGVKYCLVLNSGGSALFSLMKAYDFKKGDEIIVPSFTFITTAFAPLYTGAKPVFAEVEEKTFGLDPADVEKKITSKTRAIMPIHYGGMPCQVDKIKKIAKKNNLILIEDAAESFGAKLKGKYTGTFGDAAILSFCQNKIITTGEGGAIITNDKKIYEKVGLIRSYGRKVKGDYFNHVEDLDYIVLGGNLRMPTMLAALGLSQLKKVDYIIKERRERAKYLNKKLAKIKEINIFEEPNKNYFAVYQMYTIRILEGAKIRNELMAYLQNKGISAKIYFEPVHQHTIFKDLGYTTPLPQTEKIANQVLSLPIYPTISYKELDYIIKNIFDFFKRK
- a CDS encoding ribosomal-protein-alanine N-acetyltransferase; amino-acid sequence: MLLLAKENNQIIGFVSGCSNVKYFYKNFFKKYFFPSLIALLPKLFNVSIFKKILETLKYPLKEKKQKLPEAELLTIATLKEFHGQGTAQKLFERFILEMKNRDVQEFKVVVGENLPRAITFYEKMGFEFHSPVSIHKNQASRVYVYKIK